TTCACGGACGTCGACTCCTCGTATCTCGCGCTGCCCCACTGAGCCGTCATGGCCGAGCCCGCGGTTCGCTTCTCCGGCATCACCAAGCGCTTTCCCGGCGTCACGGCGCTGAACGACGTCTCGTTCGACGTCGCGCCGGGATCGTGCCACGCGGTGTGCGGCGAGAACGGGGCCGGCAAGAGCACGCTGGGCAAGATCCTGTGCGGG
The Gemmatimonadaceae bacterium genome window above contains:
- a CDS encoding ATP-binding cassette domain-containing protein, producing the protein MAEPAVRFSGITKRFPGVTALNDVSFDVAPGSCHAVCGENGAGKSTLGKILCG